From Pseudoalteromonas rubra, one genomic window encodes:
- a CDS encoding nuclear transport factor 2 family protein, which translates to MASDKAGLLQALNDYLQGTRESDPARIKNAFHSQAQLLLSHDTKPFWTVTAEQYANWFNRQSDKQRRGKVLSLKIDGDIAMARLKITVAPPYKTYVDHILLKQIAGKWQIVSKTATDKSTQYKSKKILFIASSASFHGDTELPAGTSFSELVYAYDTFIKAGYTVDFMSTRGGALSLAYVNTSVPIHKQYLYDPEFMYAIGHSLAPEQVDASQYHAVHYVGGSNAMYEVAEHPQIQAIAMAVYEQNNGIISAVCHGTAGIVNLKLKSGAYLVANKRVSGYPESFERQGAPYLKAFPFFIGERVKARGGEFLHGERNKPFVEIDGRLITGQNYLSSVAVAEAMIEVLDKR; encoded by the coding sequence ATGGCGTCGGATAAAGCGGGTCTCTTACAAGCTTTAAATGACTACTTACAGGGGACACGCGAGAGTGACCCTGCGCGCATCAAAAACGCATTTCATTCGCAAGCCCAGCTGTTGCTGTCCCATGATACTAAACCGTTCTGGACGGTGACAGCCGAGCAGTATGCAAACTGGTTTAATCGTCAAAGTGATAAACAACGTCGGGGCAAAGTACTTTCGCTGAAAATTGATGGTGACATCGCCATGGCGCGGCTAAAAATCACAGTAGCGCCTCCTTACAAGACCTATGTTGATCATATCCTGCTAAAGCAGATAGCCGGGAAATGGCAGATCGTCAGCAAAACTGCGACGGATAAAAGTACTCAGTATAAAAGTAAAAAAATCCTCTTTATTGCATCGAGTGCCAGCTTTCACGGCGACACAGAACTGCCGGCCGGAACCAGCTTTTCTGAGCTTGTGTACGCCTATGACACGTTTATCAAAGCCGGATATACGGTGGATTTTATGAGTACTCGAGGGGGAGCATTGAGCCTGGCGTACGTGAATACGTCTGTGCCGATCCACAAACAGTATTTGTACGACCCTGAATTCATGTATGCAATTGGTCATAGTCTGGCACCGGAGCAGGTCGATGCGTCACAATATCATGCTGTGCATTATGTTGGAGGAAGTAATGCCATGTACGAAGTTGCTGAGCACCCTCAGATCCAGGCGATTGCGATGGCGGTGTACGAGCAAAATAATGGCATTATTTCCGCGGTCTGTCATGGCACCGCTGGTATTGTGAATTTAAAACTGAAGTCGGGTGCGTATTTGGTGGCCAATAAACGTGTTAGTGGCTATCCGGAATCTTTTGAGCGACAGGGCGCACCGTATCTTAAGGCGTTCCCATTCTTTATCGGTGAGCGAGTAAAGGCCAGAGGAGGCGAGTTTTTGCATGGTGAACGGAACAAACCATTTGTTGAAATCGACGGCAGATTGATCACCGGACAAAACTATTTGTCTTCAGTGGCGGTGGCTGAGGCCATGATAGAGGTGTTAGATAAGCGTTAG
- a CDS encoding helix-turn-helix domain-containing protein, with the protein MEFSRYFLFFFASLGAFNGVLLAAWIYYKRREITGAPWLSLLLLMLSIRIGKSIAFYFSPGLSKDILQLGLSACCLIGPSLFSFCACHLNPNKNSPILRWHFAGWVLVVAFTGAVYPYHSNLELWQIWIYRGSGYAWFGYLIAASWLYRHKLVDLWSRQNTPNWRDLHVVVLGGGWLIWFAYYTAAYTSYIMGALSFSMVLYLSIVVYSGGSRTKEKYAAQTISPQQSHELSTKLTQLFDEELLFTDPGMSLPRLAKRLGVSHTKLSQFLNQHYGCNFNQFINRYRVQHAQSLLLQEQSLTMEHLAELCGFNASSTFYTAFKKYAGQTPSQFRAQQTRKLSC; encoded by the coding sequence ATGGAATTCTCACGCTACTTTTTGTTCTTCTTTGCCTCGCTGGGTGCATTTAACGGGGTTTTACTTGCCGCATGGATTTATTACAAGCGACGTGAGATAACGGGGGCTCCCTGGTTATCCCTGCTATTGCTGATGCTGAGTATTCGCATTGGCAAATCGATTGCTTTTTATTTTAGCCCCGGACTCAGTAAAGACATTTTACAACTGGGGCTCAGTGCATGCTGCCTGATTGGTCCAAGCTTGTTTTCTTTTTGTGCGTGTCATCTTAACCCAAACAAAAATAGCCCAATATTGCGATGGCATTTTGCAGGCTGGGTGCTTGTGGTTGCCTTCACTGGTGCGGTCTATCCTTATCATAGCAATCTGGAGCTTTGGCAAATCTGGATATACAGAGGTTCAGGTTATGCCTGGTTTGGGTATTTAATAGCGGCAAGTTGGTTGTATCGGCATAAATTGGTCGACTTATGGTCAAGACAAAACACGCCAAACTGGCGCGATCTGCACGTTGTTGTGTTGGGTGGCGGTTGGCTGATCTGGTTTGCTTATTATACTGCGGCTTACACGTCTTACATCATGGGGGCACTGTCATTTTCCATGGTGTTGTATCTGAGTATCGTGGTCTATTCGGGGGGAAGCCGAACAAAAGAGAAGTACGCGGCGCAGACGATATCACCGCAGCAGAGCCATGAACTATCAACCAAATTAACTCAACTGTTCGATGAAGAATTGTTGTTTACCGACCCAGGTATGTCATTACCCAGATTGGCCAAACGTTTAGGTGTCAGTCACACCAAGTTGTCACAGTTTTTAAATCAGCATTATGGTTGTAACTTTAATCAATTTATTAATCGTTACAGGGTACAGCATGCTCAGTCACTTTTGCTGCAAGAGCAAAGCCTGACGATGGAACACCTTGCAGAATTATGTGGCTTCAATGCCAGCTCGACATTTTACACCGCATTTAAGAAATACGCAGGTCAAACCCCGAGTCAGTTTCGCGCGCAACAGACTCGCAAATTATCATGCTGA
- a CDS encoding MBL fold metallo-hydrolase — MNLLKALWLFVLSLTSAAALSANIQVQAVSQHLHILSGKDYGTNIGLVETPNGLVLIDPMPGKAHLAELEKVIKEIHHKPITHILNTHAHDDHSGGNAFFTSQGVQLVVGESSIQGISHRVVKSHTTTDNIYYHKPSNTIFVGDVFDTSWHPTFYAGGVAGFNNAIDTVLRMGDEQSLVVPGHGAAKDKASLRKFRKNTLEWVDTIRLLSIQGLSVEQIMTNKKVIDLVERFNLSGKSPFLPQKAYQRFIERTIQVIEREHDSV; from the coding sequence TTGAATTTATTAAAAGCCCTATGGCTTTTTGTGTTGAGCCTAACGAGTGCTGCTGCACTGAGTGCCAACATTCAGGTGCAAGCAGTGTCGCAGCACTTACACATTCTATCAGGCAAAGACTACGGTACGAATATCGGCCTTGTTGAGACACCCAATGGTTTGGTTTTAATCGACCCTATGCCAGGCAAAGCACATTTAGCTGAGTTGGAAAAAGTGATTAAGGAAATTCATCACAAACCGATCACGCATATTCTAAATACACATGCTCATGACGATCATTCCGGTGGTAATGCGTTTTTTACCAGCCAGGGCGTTCAATTAGTGGTGGGCGAAAGCAGTATACAAGGGATTTCTCATCGAGTCGTGAAGTCTCATACCACGACAGATAACATCTACTATCACAAGCCGAGCAATACCATATTTGTCGGCGATGTGTTCGATACCAGCTGGCATCCTACCTTTTATGCAGGCGGTGTTGCAGGCTTCAACAATGCGATAGACACAGTTTTAAGAATGGGTGATGAGCAGAGCCTGGTGGTTCCAGGGCATGGGGCTGCTAAGGATAAAGCCTCGCTGCGAAAGTTCAGAAAAAACACTCTCGAATGGGTGGATACCATCCGTTTACTGAGCATTCAAGGGCTAAGCGTAGAGCAGATTATGACAAACAAAAAGGTGATTGACCTTGTTGAGCGGTTTAATCTCTCGGGTAAATCGCCATTTTTGCCACAAAAAGCCTATCAGCGGTTTATAGAGAGAACCATCCAGGTTATTGAGCGTGAACACGACTCTGTCTAG
- a CDS encoding EF-Tu/IF-2/RF-3 family GTPase → MSLSLFSRVFLLIGLLSTISFSHKLYAASFELPIESVATLIGRGIYVTGTVTSGSVNDGDSAQVITKSGAVLDVTIIGLERPRELLTYAEKGDSIGVILKGASVEVVSRGDTLVIAQSGQRKTQ, encoded by the coding sequence ATGAGTTTATCTTTGTTTTCCAGAGTGTTTTTATTGATTGGGTTACTGAGTACAATCAGCTTTAGTCACAAGTTGTATGCCGCATCATTTGAATTACCAATTGAAAGTGTCGCAACCCTGATTGGCAGGGGGATCTATGTTACAGGTACGGTGACAAGCGGTTCTGTGAACGATGGTGACTCTGCACAGGTGATTACAAAAAGTGGCGCTGTGCTGGATGTCACAATTATTGGCTTAGAGCGCCCAAGGGAGTTACTAACCTACGCAGAAAAAGGAGATTCAATAGGTGTGATACTGAAGGGCGCCTCTGTTGAGGTTGTTAGTCGTGGTGACACTTTGGTGATAGCACAGTCGGGCCAGCGTAAAACACAGTGA